In the genome of Treponema pedis, one region contains:
- a CDS encoding FAD synthetase family protein: protein MEDFKIISWEELIAVKECLFPQGTSVTIGGFDGPHKGHKELFKYVLNYSEKNGIPSGIITFFRPPVSVKNGSYSGDVSTLRLRLKKFRELGFRFVVLIDFSSEFAKIEGKEFFDILIKTIRIKYLAVGEDFSCGYRRGFGAVEIKELASQIGFCFDSIKSVNLNGNLRISSTAIRNAVAAGDFTLAKNLLGYPFLFDIVGPAWLITENNSLSALRSYITQILPNYGKYKVLIKTIDGAVKKAVFFVKESEVGLCLEKDSTGQFGLENLNNFDAIEFICKE, encoded by the coding sequence ATGGAAGATTTTAAAATAATTTCGTGGGAAGAACTTATTGCCGTTAAAGAGTGTTTATTCCCGCAAGGAACCTCCGTTACGATAGGAGGTTTTGACGGGCCGCATAAGGGGCATAAAGAGCTTTTTAAATATGTATTAAACTATTCTGAAAAAAACGGAATTCCTTCAGGAATTATTACTTTTTTCCGTCCGCCCGTTTCGGTAAAAAACGGCTCTTATTCCGGAGACGTATCGACTTTAAGACTGAGGCTTAAAAAGTTCAGAGAGCTGGGTTTTCGGTTTGTCGTACTTATTGACTTTTCTTCGGAATTCGCTAAAATAGAAGGTAAAGAGTTCTTCGATATTCTTATAAAAACTATCCGTATAAAGTATCTTGCCGTAGGTGAGGATTTTTCGTGCGGATATCGCCGGGGATTTGGAGCGGTTGAAATTAAGGAACTTGCTTCACAGATTGGCTTTTGCTTTGATTCCATAAAATCCGTAAACCTTAACGGTAATTTACGCATCAGTTCTACCGCTATACGTAATGCCGTTGCGGCGGGAGATTTTACCCTTGCAAAAAACCTTTTGGGTTATCCTTTTTTATTCGATATCGTAGGTCCTGCGTGGTTAATAACCGAAAACAATTCGCTTTCGGCACTGCGCTCGTATATAACGCAGATACTTCCGAATTACGGGAAGTATAAGGTTTTAATTAAAACGATTGACGGTGCGGTAAAAAAAGCCGTTTTTTTTGTAAAAGAGAGCGAAGTCGGGCTTTGTCTTGAAAAGGATAGCACCGGTCAATTCGGTTTGGAAAATCTTAATAACTTTGACGCAATTGAATTTATTTGTAAGGAGTAA
- a CDS encoding DUF368 domain-containing protein produces MTNYIKKILAGIAVGIANVIPGVSGGTIAVVFGVYSDLIDMAAFDIEKIKNKWKDFLSLLCGAAFGILLFAKLFKILYEKFPVQINFFFIGLIMGSVFLIFELVKDFPPLKKSASVIKFFWFLLGLGIMLLTYFIKGPSSEANTVIEVLSIKNFFILFFAGIIGSAAMIIPGISGSFILLILGVYYTVIKAVNDFTLSVLVTVGLGVVTGIFLSARLIKFLLNKYPKITYAFILGLVSGSVLHIFPQVCQPLKMRFISALCLLAGYALIRVFERKKAEEV; encoded by the coding sequence ATGACAAATTATATAAAGAAAATACTTGCGGGTATAGCTGTAGGTATTGCTAACGTTATACCCGGAGTTTCAGGCGGAACTATTGCGGTAGTATTCGGTGTGTATTCCGATTTAATAGATATGGCCGCTTTCGATATAGAAAAAATTAAAAATAAATGGAAAGATTTTTTAAGTTTGCTTTGCGGTGCGGCATTCGGAATTCTTTTGTTTGCAAAGCTCTTTAAAATTTTATATGAAAAATTTCCCGTGCAAATCAACTTTTTTTTTATAGGTTTAATTATGGGAAGTGTTTTTTTAATTTTCGAACTGGTAAAAGATTTCCCGCCTTTAAAAAAATCGGCAAGCGTAATAAAGTTTTTTTGGTTTTTGCTGGGACTCGGTATAATGCTTTTAACGTATTTTATAAAGGGTCCATCTTCCGAAGCGAATACGGTAATTGAAGTTCTTTCAATTAAAAACTTTTTTATTCTTTTTTTTGCAGGAATTATAGGCTCCGCCGCTATGATAATTCCCGGTATTTCAGGTTCCTTTATTCTTTTAATACTCGGCGTTTATTATACGGTTATAAAAGCCGTAAATGATTTTACACTTTCGGTTTTAGTTACGGTAGGGTTGGGAGTGGTTACGGGTATTTTCCTTTCGGCAAGGCTTATAAAATTTTTGTTGAATAAATATCCTAAAATAACTTATGCTTTTATACTCGGGCTTGTTTCGGGTTCGGTTTTGCATATTTTCCCGCAAGTATGCCAGCCGCTTAAAATGCGCTTTATCTCCGCATTGTGCCTATTGGCGGGATATGCTCTTATTAGAGTGTTTGAAAGAAAAAAGGCCGAGGAGGTGTAA
- a CDS encoding LamG-like jellyroll fold domain-containing protein has translation MYKFKLILKRKILFILGFFCFSSFSVFNEEAALEFGGKSGWNNLLSSSNIKIRKGKFGYDSVGLTSSVSKTSSKTDMYISFDFDEPVEETGSYSLTEHSVIRTDSDKAKFGEGAGLCSPHSKTGGVKLMPMPDSFFAGNTILKSFTIEFWLYPQAAESGSKILKWWASLMDKKKTMYQNIIASILNNKLEWEFFNIWQDKNNKGIDVRLLGKSNIIPETWSHHLITYNDETGLLEYRMNGRTEDIIYLTSTGREGSQVMYSMLGTPSDVVIALNYSGLIDELKVVKQFTEPAMSWEVASLFEKYPLEGGRIETNIIDSGGKKSVAKMLKASFDNPAQTDVEFFIRSADSPFNWTENYPEWKTVKFNEAVKDITGRFFQIACDIYPDSNGTKSPLIHSIVFQYEKDGEPLPPAKVFAKALDGAVELIWAPSVDFDTKGYLIYFGEKKGEYQYPGSPIDAGNVTKYKIEKLKNGKNYFFAIAAYDEENGAHSGATSKEVYARPLQSKKE, from the coding sequence ATGTATAAATTTAAACTTATTTTAAAAAGGAAAATATTATTTATACTCGGATTTTTTTGTTTTTCTTCATTTTCGGTATTCAATGAAGAAGCCGCCCTTGAATTCGGTGGAAAATCCGGTTGGAATAATTTACTATCTTCTTCAAATATAAAAATCCGCAAAGGAAAATTCGGCTATGATTCCGTAGGACTGACCTCCTCCGTTTCAAAGACTTCATCTAAAACGGATATGTATATAAGCTTCGATTTTGACGAACCTGTTGAAGAAACAGGCTCATATTCTTTAACGGAACACTCGGTTATCCGAACGGATTCCGATAAGGCAAAATTCGGTGAAGGAGCGGGATTATGCAGCCCGCATTCAAAAACGGGCGGTGTAAAATTAATGCCTATGCCCGACTCGTTTTTTGCCGGAAACACGATACTTAAATCTTTTACCATAGAGTTTTGGCTTTATCCGCAGGCTGCCGAAAGCGGAAGTAAAATTTTAAAGTGGTGGGCTTCTTTGATGGATAAAAAAAAGACTATGTATCAGAATATAATAGCCAGTATACTTAACAATAAACTTGAATGGGAATTTTTTAATATCTGGCAGGACAAAAACAATAAGGGAATTGATGTAAGACTTTTAGGCAAATCAAATATCATACCTGAAACATGGAGTCATCACTTAATTACATATAACGACGAAACCGGTCTTTTGGAATATAGAATGAACGGAAGAACCGAAGATATAATTTATTTAACTTCAACCGGCAGAGAAGGCTCTCAAGTTATGTATTCCATGCTGGGCACTCCTTCCGATGTTGTAATCGCCTTAAACTATTCAGGTCTTATCGATGAGCTAAAAGTAGTAAAACAATTTACAGAGCCTGCCATGTCCTGGGAAGTCGCCTCTTTATTTGAAAAGTATCCGCTTGAAGGCGGCAGAATAGAAACAAATATAATAGATTCCGGCGGGAAAAAATCCGTTGCAAAGATGTTAAAAGCTTCTTTTGACAATCCCGCACAAACCGATGTTGAATTTTTTATACGCAGTGCCGATAGCCCGTTTAATTGGACTGAAAATTATCCTGAATGGAAAACCGTAAAATTTAATGAAGCCGTCAAAGATATAACGGGAAGATTTTTTCAAATTGCATGCGATATTTATCCCGATTCAAACGGAACGAAATCACCGCTTATTCACTCCATTGTATTTCAGTATGAAAAAGACGGAGAACCTCTTCCCCCCGCCAAGGTGTTTGCAAAGGCTCTCGACGGAGCTGTGGAGCTTATATGGGCACCCTCGGTGGATTTCGATACTAAAGGATATTTAATTTATTTCGGAGAAAAAAAAGGAGAATATCAATATCCCGGTTCCCCTATTGATGCGGGCAATGTTACAAAGTATAAAATTGAAAAATTAAAAAACGGGAAAAACTATTTTTTTGCAATTGCGGCCTACGATGAAGAAAACGGAGCTCATTCGGGGGCGACTTCCAAAGAAGTTTATGCCCGCCCTTTGCAAAGTAAAAAAGAATAA
- a CDS encoding DUF1295 domain-containing protein — protein sequence MNKLLFAFNITEIILFGLGLICFIALFFIPAGYGKMINKNWGFSFNNKAAWFIMEVPTLITMITLMCIWASGENFVRIIIGSFFILHYSQRVLIFPFLLKGKSKMPVTVVLMGVLFNTVNAFLIGSWLFYLSPKDMYRISWLYDPRFIIGVFIFLSGMAINIDSDKYIRSLRKEGDTAHYFPHKRMYRYVSSANYFGEIIEWCGFAILSWSLAGALFAFWTAANLVPRSYAINKKYKEDFPEEFESIKPKCIFPFLF from the coding sequence ATGAACAAACTTTTATTTGCATTTAATATTACCGAAATTATTCTTTTCGGTTTGGGACTTATTTGTTTTATAGCCTTGTTTTTTATACCGGCAGGCTACGGAAAAATGATAAATAAAAACTGGGGATTTTCTTTTAATAATAAGGCCGCATGGTTTATTATGGAAGTACCGACTTTAATTACAATGATTACACTTATGTGCATTTGGGCATCGGGTGAAAATTTTGTACGTATTATTATAGGAAGTTTTTTTATTTTACATTACTCTCAACGCGTTTTAATTTTTCCGTTTTTATTAAAAGGAAAAAGCAAGATGCCCGTAACGGTCGTTCTAATGGGCGTTTTGTTTAACACGGTAAATGCTTTTTTAATAGGTTCATGGCTTTTTTATTTATCGCCTAAAGATATGTACCGAATTTCGTGGCTTTACGACCCGCGCTTTATAATAGGAGTGTTTATTTTTCTTTCGGGAATGGCTATAAATATCGACTCGGACAAATATATCCGCTCGCTTCGTAAAGAAGGCGATACGGCTCATTATTTTCCGCATAAAAGAATGTACCGCTATGTTTCCAGCGCAAACTATTTTGGAGAAATAATAGAATGGTGCGGTTTCGCTATTTTATCGTGGAGCCTTGCCGGAGCTCTTTTTGCATTTTGGACGGCGGCAAATTTAGTGCCGCGCTCTTATGCAATTAACAAAAAGTACAAAGAAGACTTCCCTGAAGAATTTGAAAGTATAAAACCTAAGTGCATTTTTCCGTTTTTATTTTAA
- the holA gene encoding DNA polymerase III subunit delta — MPSPVWLFLGPEIGERNTAVETISKTLLKKYGDMETHTMYAGETDMGSVISLLQNASLFSPAKLVILKSAELIKKKEDIELLTNWIDSVSADNIQNDSFLILISDEISVLKKISDTVPKAQQKIFWEMFENKKQEWIRNFFFKEGIKIENSAVDSLLELVENNTDALKTACSHLALFLQKGSVITQEDIEKFFAHNKEETPFTLFNALTLADLEAALSITQKLMLSKNSSPVQIIAGLTYCFRRLNDWHEAHRENAYLDDFALKRLGFTSKNAITQYRRAANLWNGNRCTKIIALLAETDLKLRSMGTGLQNTLMEICLYEITGKSGDSIAKYV; from the coding sequence GTGCCGAGTCCGGTTTGGCTTTTTTTGGGACCTGAAATAGGAGAGCGAAACACCGCAGTTGAAACAATTTCAAAAACTCTTTTAAAAAAATACGGCGATATGGAAACTCATACAATGTATGCGGGCGAAACCGATATGGGAAGCGTAATTTCTCTTTTACAAAACGCATCTCTTTTTTCGCCGGCTAAACTTGTTATCTTAAAATCTGCCGAACTTATTAAAAAAAAAGAAGATATAGAACTTTTAACAAATTGGATTGACTCGGTTTCCGCTGATAATATTCAAAACGATTCCTTTTTAATTTTAATTTCCGATGAAATTTCAGTTTTAAAGAAAATCTCGGATACGGTTCCAAAAGCACAGCAAAAAATATTTTGGGAAATGTTCGAAAATAAAAAACAGGAGTGGATACGTAATTTCTTTTTTAAAGAAGGCATTAAAATCGAAAACTCCGCCGTCGATTCTCTTTTGGAATTAGTGGAAAACAATACCGATGCATTAAAGACGGCGTGCTCTCATTTGGCCTTATTTTTACAAAAAGGCTCGGTAATTACACAGGAAGATATAGAAAAATTTTTTGCGCACAATAAAGAAGAAACTCCGTTTACGCTTTTTAATGCGCTTACCCTTGCCGATTTGGAAGCTGCCTTATCCATTACGCAAAAGTTGATGCTTTCAAAAAATTCTTCTCCCGTGCAGATAATTGCAGGTCTTACTTATTGTTTTCGCCGTTTAAACGATTGGCACGAAGCTCACCGTGAAAACGCTTATCTTGATGATTTTGCTTTAAAACGCTTGGGCTTTACAAGCAAAAATGCAATTACGCAATATAGACGCGCTGCAAACCTTTGGAACGGAAACCGCTGCACAAAAATTATAGCCTTACTTGCCGAAACGGATTTAAAGCTCCGCTCAATGGGAACGGGCTTACAAAATACGCTTATGGAAATTTGTCTTTACGAAATTACCGGAAAATCCGGAGATTCCATTGCAAAATATGTTTAA
- the rpsO gene encoding 30S ribosomal protein S15, with the protein MAITKEQKASIVKKFGANEKDTGDIKVQIALLTEKINQLTEHCKVNKKDAGSRRGLLGMVGHRRSLLKYYQRTDIEGYRAILKELNLRK; encoded by the coding sequence ATGGCAATTACAAAAGAGCAAAAAGCATCGATTGTAAAGAAATTCGGTGCAAATGAAAAGGATACCGGTGATATTAAGGTACAAATCGCATTGCTGACGGAAAAAATTAACCAGTTGACCGAACATTGTAAGGTCAATAAAAAAGACGCCGGCAGCAGACGCGGCTTACTGGGTATGGTCGGACACAGACGCAGTTTGCTTAAATATTATCAGCGTACCGACATTGAGGGCTACAGAGCAATCCTTAAAGAGCTTAACCTCAGAAAATAA
- a CDS encoding tetratricopeptide repeat protein translates to MSSDFNIIIEQANSALLARDYEFAEKILISQLKKTDTENIDEVIALKSLLGKIYIRSGNLEKGLSVYKDLNKIKPDNIDIENNLGVIYRRLNLFKESIDILKNAKSLDEKNETTLYNLGNTYKQQGDYKNAALCFSEVLEIKPDDALAYNHLGTVYFLCKDYIKAIESYKMGLRIDPNNPFLHFNIAEIYKLRKSYKDAILSYQTALTTKPNWYEALLGLTDCYVSTGNIQKAIAVYKTIIGLNGQNEKDFSRLAELYEIKNEKDEAENYYKNALKINEKYLPAILGYSKLLKSQNRYFDAFNVLLNGIEKNTDNKKLLLDTADTALMLEDYTKAKDILNTLAVKWGNDFEVLKSQGKLFSMLGENKKAENIFERLLKLSPDEINLRLELADLYFHNEKFEESSEQLLKYLTEKPQDIDARLKLGKAYTEMEQYDKAKTEYKKILKNDEKNTQVLAAILELNKKLGNTAKAVQVAADMIQIQSEDNLGINDLPDSLQMYEDAVSNYGDDSILNKNIDLLRTPNEEMDLSPIEDNLSAQDVKNENETEDELTLGEAIEDTPDLEMPFDDLMELADEELFEGSDSEIDDTMSLDTPIDDAPETGDSGPASFNLSSSSKKNQDIIPQEEFQLPDITPSSVSSGTPYGSGSGNGGAEAKPKMEFTEEEEILDFPNKRETGTTGGINNGAEQNNFSETGKEPASNLSGGLTGDTGFKPYSDTDAEEGFGYLPEKEPLLQQKRAAQFQNENKISEDTRAALNEPERPGNPIPAKNTEGLGGGGSENIFSQDGGQVQNEAVSSKGFDLQNDSRVTQALASLNKTVESLDAMAGELASKIKQFEKRKNNAASLFEEEKSAASDTVSETKSSAATGKTSYANLIPRTVKKSPHFERELEAIENSEIIKLFSYLSDLMKSLPEENLKKFLISNERIQMEYVIDKLSGDLGLKNRIILMNIKKKFNKNPGT, encoded by the coding sequence ATGTCAAGTGATTTTAATATAATAATCGAACAAGCCAATTCAGCCCTTTTGGCAAGGGATTACGAGTTTGCGGAAAAAATTTTAATTTCTCAATTAAAAAAAACGGATACGGAAAATATTGATGAAGTAATCGCACTTAAATCGCTTTTAGGGAAAATTTATATCCGTTCGGGAAATCTTGAAAAAGGGCTTTCGGTTTATAAAGACCTGAATAAAATAAAACCGGATAATATAGATATTGAAAATAATCTCGGTGTAATTTATAGACGGCTTAATTTATTTAAAGAATCCATTGACATATTAAAAAACGCAAAATCATTGGATGAAAAAAACGAAACTACATTATATAATCTCGGAAATACTTATAAACAGCAAGGCGATTATAAAAATGCAGCCCTGTGTTTCAGCGAAGTATTGGAAATAAAACCCGATGATGCACTGGCCTACAACCATTTAGGTACCGTATATTTTTTATGTAAAGATTATATTAAAGCAATCGAATCTTATAAAATGGGACTCCGTATAGACCCCAATAATCCGTTTTTACATTTTAATATTGCAGAAATTTATAAATTACGTAAATCTTATAAAGATGCAATTTTATCTTATCAAACCGCATTAACGACAAAACCCAACTGGTATGAAGCTCTGCTGGGACTTACGGATTGTTATGTTTCAACCGGAAATATACAAAAAGCCATTGCCGTTTACAAAACCATAATAGGTTTAAACGGGCAAAACGAAAAAGACTTTTCACGTCTTGCGGAGTTATATGAAATAAAAAATGAAAAAGATGAAGCTGAAAACTATTATAAAAACGCTTTAAAAATAAACGAAAAATATCTTCCGGCAATTTTAGGATATTCAAAATTATTAAAATCGCAAAACAGATATTTTGACGCATTTAATGTGTTATTAAACGGTATAGAAAAAAATACCGACAACAAAAAATTATTGCTTGATACCGCCGATACGGCACTGATGCTTGAAGATTATACGAAAGCAAAAGATATCCTGAACACTTTAGCGGTAAAATGGGGCAATGACTTTGAAGTGTTAAAATCGCAAGGAAAACTTTTTTCTATGCTCGGGGAAAATAAAAAAGCTGAAAATATTTTCGAGCGTCTTTTAAAACTTTCCCCTGACGAAATAAATTTAAGACTTGAGCTTGCGGATTTATATTTCCATAACGAAAAATTTGAAGAATCTTCAGAGCAGCTTTTAAAATATTTAACTGAAAAACCGCAGGATATCGATGCAAGGCTAAAACTCGGTAAGGCATATACCGAAATGGAGCAATACGATAAAGCCAAAACCGAGTATAAAAAAATACTCAAAAATGACGAAAAAAATACACAGGTATTGGCAGCTATATTGGAACTTAATAAAAAACTCGGAAACACGGCAAAAGCCGTACAAGTAGCGGCCGATATGATTCAAATACAAAGCGAAGATAATTTGGGCATAAATGATTTGCCGGATTCTCTTCAAATGTATGAAGATGCCGTAAGTAATTACGGCGATGATTCCATTTTAAATAAAAACATCGACTTACTCCGCACCCCTAATGAAGAAATGGATTTGTCTCCGATTGAGGATAACTTAAGCGCTCAAGATGTAAAAAACGAAAACGAAACGGAAGACGAACTTACTCTGGGGGAAGCCATTGAAGATACTCCGGATTTGGAAATGCCTTTTGACGATTTAATGGAATTGGCGGATGAAGAGTTGTTTGAAGGCTCGGACAGTGAAATTGACGATACGATGTCTTTGGATACTCCCATAGACGACGCTCCCGAAACAGGCGATTCAGGACCGGCTTCTTTTAACCTTTCTTCCTCAAGCAAAAAAAATCAGGATATAATTCCTCAAGAAGAATTTCAATTGCCCGATATTACACCTTCCTCGGTTTCTTCCGGCACTCCTTACGGCAGCGGCTCCGGAAACGGAGGGGCGGAGGCCAAACCTAAAATGGAATTTACCGAGGAAGAAGAAATTCTTGATTTTCCGAATAAACGGGAAACAGGAACAACCGGCGGTATAAATAACGGCGCGGAACAGAATAATTTTTCCGAAACGGGAAAAGAGCCCGCCTCGAATTTAAGCGGCGGCTTAACCGGGGATACCGGATTCAAACCGTATTCGGATACGGACGCAGAAGAGGGATTCGGCTATTTGCCGGAAAAGGAGCCTTTACTTCAACAGAAAAGAGCCGCTCAGTTTCAAAACGAAAACAAAATTTCGGAAGATACACGTGCCGCTTTAAATGAGCCGGAAAGACCCGGTAACCCTATACCCGCTAAAAATACGGAAGGCCTTGGAGGCGGCGGTTCGGAAAATATTTTTTCTCAAGACGGCGGCCAAGTTCAAAATGAGGCGGTTTCTTCTAAAGGTTTTGACCTTCAAAACGACAGCAGGGTAACGCAAGCTTTGGCATCGCTTAATAAAACGGTTGAGTCTCTTGATGCCATGGCGGGAGAGCTTGCTTCTAAAATTAAACAATTCGAAAAAAGAAAAAATAATGCGGCTTCTTTATTTGAAGAGGAAAAATCCGCCGCTTCGGATACCGTTTCCGAAACAAAAAGTTCCGCGGCGACAGGTAAAACAAGTTATGCAAATTTAATTCCCCGCACCGTAAAAAAATCTCCTCATTTTGAACGGGAATTGGAAGCAATAGAAAATTCCGAAATAATAAAGTTATTTTCGTATTTAAGCGATTTAATGAAAAGCCTCCCTGAAGAAAATTTAAAAAAGTTTTTAATAAGCAACGAACGTATTCAAATGGAATATGTTATCGATAAGCTTTCAGGCGATTTGGGTTTAAAAAACAGAATTATTTTAATGAATATAAAAAAAAAGTTTAATAAAAACCCTGGAACCTAA
- a CDS encoding tRNA threonylcarbamoyladenosine dehydratase: MSFLQRFEPLAGTENLKKIQNAKIAIFGLGGVGSYTAEALARSGAENLVLIDGDIIEESNINRQLYALHSTLGNPKTEIAKKRILDINPNCKIFTFSNFILPDNFEKTLGKDFFKDVNFIVDAVDTITLKIFLAKICNEKNIPIISAMGCGNRLSADFEFADIYKTSACPLCKVMRTKLKAVNVKRLKVLYSKSPCEVKRNPPASASWVPSVAGLLIAGEVIKSVMEI; the protein is encoded by the coding sequence ATGAGTTTTTTACAGCGGTTCGAACCGCTTGCAGGAACGGAAAATTTAAAAAAAATTCAAAATGCGAAAATTGCAATTTTCGGTTTGGGTGGAGTGGGAAGTTATACGGCCGAAGCTCTTGCCCGAAGCGGTGCGGAAAATTTGGTTTTAATAGACGGCGATATAATAGAAGAAAGCAATATTAACAGGCAGCTTTATGCTCTACATTCTACACTGGGAAACCCAAAAACCGAAATTGCAAAAAAGCGAATACTTGATATAAACCCTAATTGCAAAATTTTTACTTTTTCAAATTTTATTTTACCCGATAATTTTGAAAAAACCTTAGGCAAAGATTTTTTTAAAGATGTAAATTTTATTGTCGATGCCGTAGACACAATTACTCTAAAAATTTTTCTTGCAAAAATTTGCAATGAAAAAAATATTCCGATTATATCTGCAATGGGCTGCGGAAACAGATTAAGCGCCGATTTTGAATTTGCCGACATTTATAAAACTTCGGCTTGTCCCTTATGTAAGGTTATGCGTACTAAATTAAAAGCCGTTAACGTAAAACGCTTAAAAGTTCTTTATTCAAAAAGCCCCTGTGAGGTAAAACGAAATCCTCCGGCTTCCGCTTCATGGGTCCCGTCCGTGGCGGGACTTTTAATTGCAGGAGAAGTTATAAAAAGCGTTATGGAAATATAG
- a CDS encoding phospho-N-acetylmuramoyl-pentapeptide-transferase yields MLYQISELLAQYFGPMRLLQSYTVLISIGLFLGFLLTVFLLPKFYSKLPKDRGREFTVNPEAAVGKPTGAGIVFIPIFIVCVFILIKPTLTQGLAALLTFAVMMTGYLDDRSIKSWGEYLKGSLDLILSIIMSLIIFYVYFQGSVTFWLPFTSNFVTVPPAVFFITSTLILWISINTTNCTDGVDGLSGTLILIALVSLGIVFYFILGHVKVASYLLVPNIASGAKWAVMIFTLCGVLTGYLWHNAYPSRVLMGDAGSRSLGFFIGILVIISGNPFILLMTSGVILINGGTGILKIVLLRFFKIKIFKNIRFPLHDHMKKNLQWSPTQVLLRFMILQILITIVVLGILFKVR; encoded by the coding sequence ATGTTATATCAAATTTCGGAATTATTAGCTCAATATTTCGGGCCTATGAGGCTGCTACAGTCCTATACTGTTTTAATTTCAATCGGCTTATTTTTAGGATTTTTATTAACGGTTTTTTTATTACCGAAATTTTATTCAAAACTACCGAAAGACAGGGGCAGGGAATTTACGGTAAACCCTGAAGCGGCAGTAGGAAAACCTACCGGTGCCGGAATTGTATTTATTCCTATTTTTATCGTTTGTGTTTTTATTTTAATAAAGCCCACTCTTACTCAAGGATTGGCGGCGCTTTTAACTTTTGCCGTTATGATGACCGGCTATTTGGACGACCGTTCAATAAAATCATGGGGAGAATATTTAAAGGGAAGCCTCGATTTAATTCTTTCGATAATAATGAGCCTTATTATTTTTTATGTTTACTTTCAGGGCTCGGTTACTTTTTGGCTTCCGTTTACTTCAAATTTCGTTACCGTACCGCCTGCGGTTTTTTTTATAACCTCAACCTTAATTTTATGGATTTCCATAAATACGACAAATTGCACGGACGGAGTGGACGGCCTTTCGGGAACCCTCATTTTAATAGCCCTTGTTTCGCTGGGAATAGTTTTTTACTTTATACTCGGCCACGTTAAAGTCGCTTCTTATCTTTTAGTACCCAATATTGCAAGCGGTGCGAAGTGGGCTGTTATGATTTTTACTCTTTGCGGAGTGCTTACGGGGTACTTATGGCACAATGCCTATCCCAGCAGGGTTTTAATGGGCGATGCGGGCTCGCGCTCTTTGGGTTTTTTTATAGGCATTTTAGTTATAATTTCAGGGAATCCCTTTATCCTTTTAATGACAAGCGGCGTAATTTTAATAAACGGCGGAACGGGAATATTAAAAATCGTCCTTTTACGCTTCTTTAAAATAAAAATTTTTAAAAATATACGCTTTCCTCTTCATGACCACATGAAAAAAAACTTACAATGGTCGCCTACCCAAGTTTTACTTAGGTTTATGATTTTACAAATTTTAATTACCATTGTAGTTTTAGGAATTTTATTTAAAGTACGGTAA